The Falco peregrinus isolate bFalPer1 chromosome 1, bFalPer1.pri, whole genome shotgun sequence genome has a window encoding:
- the DET1 gene encoding DET1 homolog isoform X1 → MDHDAPTIRPRRIQNQNVIHRLECRRISSGKAGTHWHQVRVFHQNVFPNFTVVNVEKPPCFLRKFSPDGRYFIAFSSDQTSLEIYEYQGCQAAEDLLQGYEGEILANGNDQRSVNIRGRLFERFFVLLHITNVASNGEHLNRECSLFTDDCRYVIVGSAAYLPEEPHPPFFEVYRNSESVTPNPRSPLEDYSLHIIDLHTGRLCDTRTFKCDKVILSHNQGLYLYKNILAILSVQQQTIHVFQVTPEGTFIDVRTIGRFCYEDDLLTLSAVYPEVQRDTQTGMANPYKEPFINSLKHRLLVYLWRRAEQDGSAIAKRRFFQYFDQLRQLRMWKMQLLDENHLFIKYTSEDVVTLRVTDPSQPSFFVVYNMVTTEVIAVFENTSDELLELFENFCDLFRNATLHSEAVQFPCSASSNNFARQIQRRFKDTIVNAKYGGHTEAVRRLLGQLPISAQSYSGSPYLDLSLFSYDDKWVSVMERPKTCGDHPIRFYARDSGLLKFEIQAGLLGRPINHTVRRLVAFTFHPFEPFAISVQRTNAEYVVNFHMRHSCT, encoded by the exons ATGGACCATGACGCCCCCACAATCAGGCCTCGCCGCATCCAGAACCAGAATGTCATCCACCGCCTGGAGTGCCGCCGGATCAGCTCAGGCAAAGCCGGCACCCACTGGCACCAAGTCCGCGTCTTCCACCAGAATGTCTTCCCCAACTTCACTGTGGTCAACGTGGAGAagccaccctgcttcttgcgCAAGTTCTCCCCTGACGGTCGCTACTTCATTGCCTTCTCCTCTGACCAGACCTCTCTGGAGATCTACGAGTACCAAGGCTGCCAGGCGGCGGAAGACCTCCTGCAAGGCTATGAGGGAGAGATCCTGGCCAACGGCAATGACCAAAGATCTGTCAACATCCGGGGGCGGCTCTTTGAACGCTTCTTTGTCCTGCTCCATATCACCAATGTGGCCTCCAATGGGGAGCACTTGAACCGGGAGTGCAGCTTGTTCACTGATGACTGTCGATACGTGATTGTTGGCTCTGCCGCGTACCTGCCCGAGGAGCCTCATCCTCCCTTCTTCGAGGTTTACCGCAACAGTGAGTCGGTAACGCCTAATCCCCGGTCCCCCTTGGAGGATTATTCCTTGCATATCATAGACCTCCACACAGGTAGACTTTGTGACACACGGACTTTCAAATGTGACAAAGTCATTCTGTCTCACAACCAGGGGCTGTACCTCTATAAGAATATCTTGGCCATTctctctgtgcagcagcagacTATTCACGTCTTTCAGGTAACACCTGAGGGTACATTCATTGATGTACGGACTATCGGCCGCTTCTGCTATGAGGACGATCTCCTGACTCTGTCTGCGGTGTATCCCGAGGTGCAGCGGGATACTCAGACAGGGATGGCCAACCCCTACAAAGAGCCCTTCATAAACTCTTTGAAGCACAGGCTGCTGGTGTACCTGTGGAGAAGGGCCGAGCAGGATGGAAGCGCTATAGCAAAAAGAAGGTTCTTCCAGTACTTTGATCAGTTAAGGCAGCTCCGCATGTGGAAGATGCAGCTTCTGGATGAAAACCATCTGTTTATCAAATACACTAGCGAAGATGTGGTCACGCTGCGGGTGACGGATCCTTCCCAG CcttcattttttgttgtgtACAACATGGTGACCACAGAGGTTATTGCTGTATTCGAGAATACATCTGATGAGCTGCTGGAACTGTTTGAGAACTTCTGTGACCTCTTCAGGAATGCCACCCTGCACAGTGAGGCGGTCCAGTTCCCCTGCTCAGCTTCCAGCAACAACTTTGCCAGGCAGATCCAGCGCCG GTTCAAAGACACTATTGTGAATGCCAAGTATGGAGGGCACACGGAGGCCGTGCGGAGGCTGCTGGGCCAGCTCCCGATCAGCGCCCAGTCGTACAGTGGCAGCCCGTACCTCGACCTCTCCCTTTTCAGCTATGATGACAAGTGGGTGTCAGTCATGGAGCGGCCCAAGACCTGCGGTGATCACCCTATAAG atTTTACGCTCGTGATTCTGGCCTCCTGAAGTTTGAGATCCAGGCGGGACTCCTGGGGCGACCCATCAACCACACAGTGCGACGCCTGGTTGCGTTCACCTTCCACCCCTTTGAGCCCTTTGCCATCTCGGTGCAGCGCACTAACGCAGAGTACGTGGTTAACTTCCACATGAGGCACAGCTGCACGTAG
- the DET1 gene encoding DET1 homolog isoform X2 → MDHDAPTIRPRRIQNQNVIHRLECRRISSGKAGTHWHQVRVFHQNVFPNFTVVNVEKPPCFLRKFSPDGRYFIAFSSDQTSLEIYEYQGCQAAEDLLQGYEGEILANGNDQRSVNIRGRLFERFFVLLHITNVASNGEHLNRECSLFTDDCRYVIVGSAAYLPEEPHPPFFEVYRNSESVTPNPRSPLEDYSLHIIDLHTGRLCDTRTFKCDKVILSHNQGLYLYKNILAILSVQQQTIHVFQVTPEGTFIDVRTIGRFCYEDDLLTLSAVYPEVQRDTQTGMANPYKEPFINSLKHRLLVYLWRRAEQDGSAIAKRRFFQYFDQLRQLRMWKMQLLDENHLFIKYTSEDVVTLRVTDPSQPSFFVVYNMVTTEVIAVFENTSDELLELFENFCDLFRNATLHSEAVQFPCSASSNNFARQIQRRFKDTIVNAKYGGHTEAVRRLLGQLPISAQSYSGSPYLDLSLFSYDDKWVSVMERPKTCGDHPISFTTCQAWAEAALALPGGLTEPLLLAVHRDP, encoded by the exons ATGGACCATGACGCCCCCACAATCAGGCCTCGCCGCATCCAGAACCAGAATGTCATCCACCGCCTGGAGTGCCGCCGGATCAGCTCAGGCAAAGCCGGCACCCACTGGCACCAAGTCCGCGTCTTCCACCAGAATGTCTTCCCCAACTTCACTGTGGTCAACGTGGAGAagccaccctgcttcttgcgCAAGTTCTCCCCTGACGGTCGCTACTTCATTGCCTTCTCCTCTGACCAGACCTCTCTGGAGATCTACGAGTACCAAGGCTGCCAGGCGGCGGAAGACCTCCTGCAAGGCTATGAGGGAGAGATCCTGGCCAACGGCAATGACCAAAGATCTGTCAACATCCGGGGGCGGCTCTTTGAACGCTTCTTTGTCCTGCTCCATATCACCAATGTGGCCTCCAATGGGGAGCACTTGAACCGGGAGTGCAGCTTGTTCACTGATGACTGTCGATACGTGATTGTTGGCTCTGCCGCGTACCTGCCCGAGGAGCCTCATCCTCCCTTCTTCGAGGTTTACCGCAACAGTGAGTCGGTAACGCCTAATCCCCGGTCCCCCTTGGAGGATTATTCCTTGCATATCATAGACCTCCACACAGGTAGACTTTGTGACACACGGACTTTCAAATGTGACAAAGTCATTCTGTCTCACAACCAGGGGCTGTACCTCTATAAGAATATCTTGGCCATTctctctgtgcagcagcagacTATTCACGTCTTTCAGGTAACACCTGAGGGTACATTCATTGATGTACGGACTATCGGCCGCTTCTGCTATGAGGACGATCTCCTGACTCTGTCTGCGGTGTATCCCGAGGTGCAGCGGGATACTCAGACAGGGATGGCCAACCCCTACAAAGAGCCCTTCATAAACTCTTTGAAGCACAGGCTGCTGGTGTACCTGTGGAGAAGGGCCGAGCAGGATGGAAGCGCTATAGCAAAAAGAAGGTTCTTCCAGTACTTTGATCAGTTAAGGCAGCTCCGCATGTGGAAGATGCAGCTTCTGGATGAAAACCATCTGTTTATCAAATACACTAGCGAAGATGTGGTCACGCTGCGGGTGACGGATCCTTCCCAG CcttcattttttgttgtgtACAACATGGTGACCACAGAGGTTATTGCTGTATTCGAGAATACATCTGATGAGCTGCTGGAACTGTTTGAGAACTTCTGTGACCTCTTCAGGAATGCCACCCTGCACAGTGAGGCGGTCCAGTTCCCCTGCTCAGCTTCCAGCAACAACTTTGCCAGGCAGATCCAGCGCCG GTTCAAAGACACTATTGTGAATGCCAAGTATGGAGGGCACACGGAGGCCGTGCGGAGGCTGCTGGGCCAGCTCCCGATCAGCGCCCAGTCGTACAGTGGCAGCCCGTACCTCGACCTCTCCCTTTTCAGCTATGATGACAAGTGGGTGTCAGTCATGGAGCGGCCCAAGACCTGCGGTGATCACCCTATAAG